The sequence TAAGAAATTGAGTGTGTAAAAAAcctgaaaaagaaaataacagtttgtttatttgatttccTCTTATGGAAATACTTGTTTATATTTAATCTTAGGAGGTCTATTTATAGCCTATTGTTGAAATATAATACCAAGGTCCATTTAGCTTGGTTTCAAagtccaaataataatatttgagaAGGGCAAATTCGTTGGTTGCCATGTATTTCAAATTTGTATCTCTGTAGTTAAAATAGAAATCTTTGAAACATAAATATTTGCTTTTCACTTCTATTCTAATTCCCCTTTAGCCTCAAATATGCaattttatctttatgtttCGCTGAAGTCATATCTGAATATATCTAAGCGCTCAAATTCATCCTCATCGCGTAAATTGTGCATATATATgctttataatattaatataaactaataaaattaaaatttgatacaAAATTTATTACTTGCAAGGTGATCCAATATTTTAATAGTCCATAACCTAGGCAATTcatacaaaaatataacatgTGTCTATATATAGACATAATATCACGTATATAGGGAGTTTCTATAATACAAATTAAAccaaatttatcatataaaaataagttgtaTATGAATTCAGTAtgtaaattatgaatttattgtgaaaaattctaaataaaaaaacataaaagaaattCAACCTACAAGATTCAAACTCTGAACCAAAAATTTATTCAGTGGAGCTTCACCAAAGATCTTCACAATTTAATTGATGAAAATAGTTGCTATTAGGCATAATGGTCCTTAATATACCATATCTCAATacattatttttgaaatattaatagaCACGTAAATATATCTGAACTTCATTTAATACCTATAAAGATAATTCTatggatataaaaaaaatacttatattaataaaaaaaatgtcataattAGAAAGCAacaaaaattttgaataaattgaaacgCGTATGATTTTCTTTATCTCTTACAacttttgattaaataaaaataggattattTAGTTTTCATTCatttgatgatgaaataaatattgaaaattaattaaaattacaaaaattataatctgatagcatattttttgaagaaaaaaattatgtaaataatttatacataacatTCTTTATTTCACTTTGACAACTTTATGGTTTCCTTATTGACATACATggtgatatataatattatcttcTTATAATAGTGACATTGTATCCTATTAACAAATTTTcaatgtaaaataaatatgacTACATACTATGATTAAAATTTCGTAaggaaaaatggaaaaaaataaaaaaaataaaaaagatgttTAATCATGTCAGTATTCTCAACTTtcgagaaaaataaataaaagaatttaaaaataaaataaaaattatagatacaaattttaaactgTCATaacttgttcattttaaattgatttgtacatttcatatatcaaattaaatgttattcattatcttttgttttagatatataattaaatattgcataacaaaaatagaaaaaaaaatgtgcaatgaagagaaaatataataaattgaaactaTAAGTAacaaaataatttgatttttttttcttgacaacttttattttttaattaatacattttttttagagtaattTTTTAAGTAATACATTAATAGCTATTTATTAATCctattttaaaaatcaattattcacTCTTGCATGCGTGGTTTATCTACAGAAAAAATcctattttaagaaaaaatttgtGAAACAAAAGTTTTAAAATAAGAGAAATGTGGtttatctacaaaaaaaaaaataataagtataTAAAATCACATGCATGCGGCAGTTTTTGTTGTTGTGATAAACACTACAAAAAatgccgatttttttttaatgccaTATTAACATATACCATATTAACACATTTAAATGTGTTAATATGGTATATGTTTAATAtggcattaaaaaaaatcggcatTTTTTTTTAGATGAAAATTTTCGGCAGTTAGTTACATAATTAGAGTAGtgggtgtatttttttttctctcaattccaattatatccttgcaattgaatttatttacatttactttgctttttatatatataaagatattaaaaatggagttttcaatttcaaattgattttaaatcaattttaaaattgagtgacaattttgtagttagaataaaattgaaggtttatttttaagctatacattttttttctttaacttcttattttaattttctattttatttctttttcaaaattgtgaaattcgactaattataaaatatttgatatgcatatcaaattaaagttcatgacaagagctttaatttgatatatattatgtaaatattggatttaaaatataaaaattatatttatttaaagattaaaacttaataaaattctctctcatctctcctcttttattgaataaatctatttttttcaataatctattaacttatattgttttcttttttaacaatatcattttttataaatatgaattattctttattatttttatattaaactaaaatatatttatcttaaattataatatttttaattatatttagaatttttatataataataaaataataatcaagtttatatataataaaatgtagAAATACttttcgtgcgttgcacgagtgcaaatgctagtagtCATTAAAGTAGGGGCAATAAAAACTCAATCTCAAATTAGTGGTGTAATTACACTCAAGAATTTGGTAGTCGTTAATGttcaatttgatttattttttttctttctaggcCATGTGTTGTTGATTATTTGACATTATGACCCAGTAATTGTTACTATTTATGTAACTCAATTACTCGCTCCATTCCATATGGATATTTATGTAACTCAATTTTCACATGGTGATTGATAGAATCTTTACCATTTTTAGTAGTTGTCTGTAAATTTATGTTATTCAGTTTCGTATAGTAGaaaaactataaaataattttatgataataaaaCAACTACTATAAAATTGACAGCATATATAAGACGACGTGAAATATCGTGGCCTTTATATTATAGATAGGATAGATAGGATTGTCGTTCACAGTAAGACAAAAGTTTAAATGAGATGGGGCCAAAATCTATCCTCAACTGTACTACCTCGTCATTAGTAGCCTCATATTATTATATCatgttttttctatatttatgttTCACCTCTCCCATATCTGCAAATGTTACCAacataaaaatcacaaaaacaaaatgaaaataatactactactatatcttttcattttcttctggTGTTTGTTCTCTCACCCTTTACTGTCACTGCAATAATGCATCGGCATTCTATGTAATGCCTGAAATGCCCCCGTTGAcatcatttttttattgttacagattataataaattaaattaaagtaaacAAACACAAATTTTCTTCTGGGTCGTATCCAAATTTCATATGACAAATCGTATACTCGCTCCGTTTCTTCTAGAgttttaatacaaaaaaaaaatgcataaattaaagAAGGATGAAATATTACTTTGTaccaatatttattattttaaaatctcCCTGAAGGGGAGGCCGCGCTGGAGACGCAGCCTGTTTCGAAGCCGGGACGAAGGGGAGAATCGGGGCAAAGGCGAAGGCGAGAAGGTATGGCGCGTCCCACGGACGcacctatttaaaaaaaatcgaaaattgtatattaaattcaaatttcgaccgtttcaatatttttttaaaacaaaatcgaCTGTTGCAATTTAACGGTAGGataggtttatatatatatatatatatatatatataggggtgggctaccgtgagagcacatcttaaaataagaaataagagcaatttttaatgtatgaattttatgtagaacacgtatgaattcgctgtataaaggtatgaattgtgaaaaataattttttgctacctttgggattcgaactcaggaccataaatccatccaacaggattatgaattaaccgtagatcttgatgatctaagggttgaaaatgattcttattttatatcttaagaaatgctcttattttagccctttcctatatatatatatatatatatatatatatatatataggaaagagTTCAGcaagaacataaatatttgcaaagtcTAGAGTCATAATATCGTTCGTTAGATCGATTTTAatcaagggctgagattaaaagcAAATATTAGTATCTCTTAAATTACTCacatccctctctcctctctcctctctctctcttccgtcactttttccctctctcctttctcctctctcatctctcatctctcatctctctctcacccgtccctttttccctctctctcgtctctcacacagaacacacacacacacacaaaagttCAGCGTTCAGAAGTTCTGAAGTTCAGCGTtcagaagttcagaagttcagccaccaccgccgatccaagacaagttcaacacaagttcagaagttcaataccacaagttcaacacaagttcaacacaagttcagaagttcagaagttcagaagttcaatacCATTCAACACAAGTTCAACACAACTTGAtggctgaacttgggcggcgcCGAGGAAGGAGGCAGCGCCaccttttgtgtgtgtgtgtgtgtgttctgtgtgagagacgagagagagggaaaaagggacgggagagagagagaggagagaagagagagggatgTGAGTAATTTAAGGGATACTAATATTTgcttttaatctcagcccttgatTAAAATCGATCTAACGAACGAGATTATGACTCTAGACTTTGCAAATATTTACGTTCTTGTTGAActctaccctatatatatatatatatagggagaggttcaggaaagaaccataaataaaagaagaccggagaaccattttcagccattcgatcatcaagatctacggtggatgcatcatcttgttggatgaatgcagatcctgggttcgaatcctgaagggagcattttttttatttttttgagtgcattaattttagcagcggatgcattaatttttacagtgaatgcattagatttgatggttctcccgttctcacaaataatgtagttctctctagaaccacaccctatatatatatatatatatatatatatatatatatatatatatatatatatatattaacttttCACTTTATCTATATATACCAAATTTGTAAGACGCGGAGATGCATGCTCACCTCACTTTAGACTTGAAGGAGCACATTAatttggtctcgttttggtccgattgagtCATaggaaattattgtaatttttattttattatcgtattttaattatgtctttaattttattttaattattgtaatgttgaattttaattttaatgaaatttaaaaataaaagtgtagaaatgtgaATTTTATGAAAATGGGGATTTAAGACACACTCTAAGCACCAATGCAATGAAGAGAGGTGTGTCTTAAATGAggaccaccatctaagaccccctctaagcaccaatgcattggagatgctctaataaCTAGTAACTTGTGATAGTACTAGAGCCACACTTGAGTGCGGCGTGTGGCATACATGCGGTCGTGCTGGGCTGGATCAGCCAATTCGGGCCAGGTCTGCCCATCTATAGAAAAAAGTTTAAATCTTTCACCAAATAAACTCTCATTTTGAGtataaaattttttatttatttaaaaaaaatcgtatTTATTCTTAAGAAATAAGTTTTATTTACTAAAAAGAAaagttttatttgattatatgaaaagtattatttttatttaagcaaagtcttatttacaataaaaatattattaaaccCTTAGttacttaaaaaaattatttgatcttATAAAAAGTCTTATTTACATTTAATCaaagatgaataaaaaatttaaagtcTTATTTactctaaataaaaaatttattttataaaaagtctTATTTACGTATAAAAAGTTTGTCTTATTTTCTCTAAATAAAAGACTTATTTGATTATTCTATATCGATGTTAATTAATCATTAAAACGAATGTAAATCAacttttttttagaaataatggtgtcaaatggccacattgaacatgcaaacacaatatttggccactaattgaaaaaacacaaattatggccattaattaggcaatatgcctaatatacccctaattgggcggactgggtagggtcaggagcgcgggtcgcgtgcgggtaggatcaggcacgcgggtcgggttaggcacttatggcactattagtgccataagtgccaacgaaatttttttttactccccctgccctgtctaccccccagacccccgaccccacccacccctaaGCCAAaatgaactttttaaacacttcccctagggtttagatattccatttagggtttagattatccatttagggtttagatgatgttgttgtttctatatttgttctgcatgtttggcacttatggcactaatagtgccataagtgctaaaaagaccattttactttattttattttggattttcgttggcacttatggcactattagtgccataaaataaaataacaaaagtaaaatttgatttatttttatctagggggagtaaaaaattttttgtttttggcttgggggtgggtggggtcgggggtctgggggtagacagggcagggggagaaaaaaaatttcgttggcacttatggcactaatagtgccataagtgtctaacccgacccgcgtgcctgatcctacccggcacgcgacccgcgctcctgaccctacccagtccgcccaattaagggcaaaaacgtcccaaagctataaaaatggccaaaatttatgttttttcaatgagtgaccataatttgtgttttatgatccattttggctattccagaattttactcttttttttatgACAGAATATAAATCAACTTTGTGTACAATATTGTACACAAATTAAATGCTATTATACGGTACGAAATTATACACAAAACTTATTTTAAAGTACACGAAGTATTATACAAAATCTTGTAATCCTCTTGTGCTCTATGGtacacaaaaatctattttacaTTACACGAAATTGTAAATAACATTCAAACAACTATCTACAATGCTACAACATTAAATCAATCAAATAACCATCTAACATGGATCAACAAAAAAAAGGTCCTCCAATATCCAAATCAATAATATATCCAATAGTTTCTAACAAACACATGAGTGATAATAAGATACAAGCTCCAAATTCTACGAACCATTTTATGTCgaaatgaatgaaaataacGGTCATCTATCTACAAGCCATAAGGACGCAAGACAATATACTACACAGGTGAAGGCAAATGAGATCTCTGTTCCAAATGTAGTGTGtatcactcttaatttatttataatttataattttttgttatttaattttaatttattatgctttaatataatataaaaataattaacaaggattcactcatccaattagggtttataattatttttttatatttatttgaattaataatagattgtttgggttcattaattcaaagttaggatattataattttttaaattccaatttttaatgataaatagtAATTAgacttcataatataataataatttttatttataaaaaataattataaaataaagaaattaagagtggtacacactatattatGGGACAGATGATCCCATCTGAGATGAAGGAGAGGCTttccaataatattttttttatatatggggtgtgtttgctttttatctctCTAAATGAATGCATAATATAATgaagtataaatttatcacttaaagtgagaaccacaatttttatatcttatttgatTTGAAGGATAACATATTTATCACTTCTCATAAGGGAGTATAGAATTATACCACCAtctcttaggtataaaattatccctTCCCAAGGGATAAGGTCCtgcccgaaaaattatacaaacaAATACACTTATACCTCAAAACAAACACACCCATATAGTATAGGTTTGTTAGATCAAAGAAGCTAAATGAACTACATATAATCAAACTGAAGAAATATAGAGATAATTAGTTTAGCGGTTATAAATCAAACTTAGGTAAATAATACCTAAATAAATAATACCAAGGGGAGGAGATATTAAATTTCCCGGTGGTTATTAGCAAAAGCATGAAGTTTTAACAATGGATAATGAATATGTGTGCTAACAGTTTCTAAACCACGTTAGACCAAATATTTATACCATAAGAACATAAAAGAGTTAAGAGTGTCAATTAAAAAAGGAAACCTTCAAAAGACGTTTGTGAATTATTACACCAAGTGGCTAGAAATACATTAATTAGTTCATAAGAAAATGAGCATTTcccaataaaaaaagaaaagaaaaagaaaatgagcatTTCACAAACATTCAGCGATGCAACCATCATGCATCTTCCCTCCTTTTCGGACGATGGAacaaatatatttgaaattgaTGTTATATTCTAAACATATACTAATACAACAAAACATCCCTAGTAATTAAAATTAGGAGTGAAAAGTTAATTCGCCGTTGTCATAATTGAAAGCGGCCGCAATATCTGTCGTATGGGACCCTTAACTCTGCTTCTGATTCagattatatataaatacttTCAAGTTCTATGCTTAACAAATTCAGATAGCCTCTATCGACAAATCCTAAATCCGATCCTGCATTTGGAGCCACGTACGTACTAGAAAAGTTCCATGTTGAGGACTCGTTTcgttaattcttttttttttttatagtaagACGCACTGTTCAACATTTTCATAGTATTAAGAATATTTCAGTATGTCCgtttatttcattttcaaaattATCTATTTTACAAGTTTTTCAGTTTCAATTAATTTCAACACTACATAAAATTGCCACATTGTACTCGGAATTTAGTGGAGAGTTGTATGACACCTCATAAACATTCCGAATTTGTCTCAAATTCTGATAATAAACGAGTTCTACTCAGTGACCAAGACAATGAATAAAATAGTCATACATCCGTTTCTTCTGACTGAGGTCATGGTTACCGAATCAAATActataacaaaaaaatacaacCAAATAGATGAAACTGAATAAATTTTAGTGAGAGTAGCTCATTTAAGTCAGATCAAAACTGAAGGCCTcatctcctcccacataggatCATATTGGGCCCCAAATCTAGTATCACCTGATCCTTGCAAAGCTCCGCCACCTGCTCCTCCGGCAAGGTGGCCGTGACGGTCCGCCCCCGGCCGCCCTCCTCTGCCGGCATCACCATAATCAGCCCTTCCCCCGCCACGTTCCCCACGCAGTAGCTCACATGCACGGGCCTCTCCCCCTTCTTGAACTCTGCATCATACATGATCCCCCGCCCACTCTCCGCCTCAACCATGTGCTCCGCGTTAACGCACGTCAGCGCAGCGCCGCCGTACATTCCTCCACTGCCATTTTCATCCACAACTGAGGAAAACTCCTCCTTTCTCATCCCGGCAACGTGCCGGTGGACATGGCCGGCCACCTGCCCCAATCCGCCGCTCAGCAGATCGTCGGCGTCCACGGTCAGCGTCGAGAAACGGAGGGCGTTTCCGAAGTAGGCATAAGGCACCGGCGGGTGCTGCCCCTGATCCCTGAAGTCGACGCATATGGAAAGAGAGCGCTTGCTCGCGTGCGGCTGCCACTGAGCGGCGCGGCACCAGAAGAGGGCGGCCAGGACGTCGAAAGGGGTGGCGCCGGGTGGGGCTTGTGAGAGGCATTtgtcgacggcggcggcggagaacTTGAAGGTGGCGGTGGCCAGTTTGGTTGGAGCggtggggtggggggagggggtgggaATGGGCGGAGTTGGTGTGAGGGGCGGCGGAAGTTCAAAAATAGGGGGATGTGTGGGGGGTTGACGGCGGTGGACCTCCGACCATGCCTTGAACAGCATTGTAGCGCTTGTGAGGTCGGTGTGCATGTGAGTGCAGCTCAATCCAAGGGCTAATCCTCCACATTTGAACTTATTTATCTGCATCATATCATATCCAAATTAAACCACTTCATACACAGCGACACCGTTTAAAACAACCTAGTGTTCATTCAGAAATTAACTTATCTAGAAATTGCTCGATTTTTTAACAAGCCATGAAACTCATTTTTTTCTGAAATGCTAGGCAAATCTAAACACAAGCATTATAATTTAATGGTAATCTCCATTTTGAGAAAAAATGAAATGGAAATTAGAATACGGATTCTTAATATTATGCCATATAATGTGAACTAGTAAAATTAATTACTAATATAGACACCAAACCCAATGTTCTAACTGTATCCTCTCGATCGGGCATAAAAGTGagaaatctatatctatattatCTATTAAAGCAAGGATCGATGCTGCTTACTAGAGATGTCAAAATCGACCCGGCCCGATGGGCCGGCCCGGCTCGCCCGGGTTAGGAGGCGGGGTGGGCTTACAACATTTTTCCTCCAAAAGTGTCATTGATTTATCCAATTGTTAAATCTAATACTAGCTAACTATCTATTAACATAATGGTCTATAAGTATACTTCATAATTTACTTTGTATGTTATTATTTATACAAGTTATATTATCTCTTTTTATTCAgtataataattatgattgaCGAAATATATATAGTCTTGACTGCAGATTGTTCAATAGTATGACTGAATTAGATTACATAATAGTTTATtcatgtgtgtgtatatatatatatatatttatgtaattGGGAATGAAAAGATTCAGATTCATAACCTGATCACCTACTCTTACAAATGAAATAATGCCATTGAGATACTCGAATTAATTAAACCATTGTTGATTAATAGTCAACTTAATGTAATACTTTTAAATGTAGTATTTAGTTCACTTTAATGTgatttgtcttttaatattgtTCTCTGTATTAATAATTAGCTTATGGATTAATTCtgtcaatataaaaaaattctatATTGTGCATGACACAATACTCAAATACATTACTCAAGGAATGGAATTATAATACTCCTAACTCTTAAGACGGTAATAAATTAATCTCTATTAACTAAAACCTATTTCAATTATGAAGATACTATAAATGTCCAACATGGCAGCATGTCAGTCCAAAATGTGCAGTTAGGACATCCGCGTGTCTATAAAATTTTCTAGGAATCGGTACGAGaaagaataaattttataagattAATATTCTCTAAGTTCCCTTAGCTATAtctagaaaagaaaaggaaaaggaaatgAATTGCCAATTTCTATCATTTTCCCGTTTATTTTCTATATATCTGTCCGCTTATTATCTTCTTTCTTCATTAATATCTAGGCCCtactcaaaatattttaggaCGAACAAATTGAATAATTGAAAGGGATCTAAGTATTCATCTATCTCTTTTTAGATACacattaaaaataattcatattttatattttaaaatgaatttttatttaacaCATCTAtgtccctatatatataaatcatatcATAAACTCAAACATAAATAATCtgaaccaaaaaattcttattaAAGATAAATTTATGGTGCACATAAATTAtcatattagtattatatagcAAGGAGGAGcacataattaataaatatagaaaatacaatcaaattAATAAACCATCTGATATACTAGtaatttgaaataaaacaaAGTACTATTTGAAGAAAGTCAAATGTTTATAcctataaaataattgaaatattaccTGGAGTCGAAAAGGAGACCAGAAAGTGGGGTCATGTGGCATTTCCTCCCAGGCCGTGAGATCCCGCTCCTCCGCAGCATCGGCAGATCTGAGCCATTCGTCGATGGTGGCATCTACGGTGGCTTGGAGCATCCGGACTCCAGCgtcgttgaacttgatttgccAGTCGCCATCGGGTTCCTGGGTCAACCGACCCGTCACGTACGGGTACTCATCCAACAATTCGGATAGGGTGACCCGAAGATTGCCCAGGTCCGACGGCATCGGGCCATCCAGGAAGGGGTTCGACCCGTAGTAGAACACAATGTGGATCGTATGCGGGCGCATGGCCCGATCCAACAACGACAGCTTGTGTATTTTCCCGGGCTCGGTTGGCTTGCCGGATACCACACTCAATATCGACTCCAGTTTCACTCTACTGCGCCTTCCCTGctccatttctctctctctctctctctctatattccAAGTGATCAGTTGAGTTGCAGAGAAGCACAACATATAAAGCATGCGTGGTGTGGAAGTGTTAAAGTATAGAGAGGCGTGAGGGATGGGGGGGTGAGGGTGGTTGGGTGGGTGGAGGGGTGTTAGTTGGTATTATAAATGGGATTATTGATTAtattggtggtggtggtgatcgTTATAATAAATGCGGCGGGCAGCATTTACGCCTCACTGTTGCTGCaccaaaatttaaatttgagcacTAGTGGACAATCAAAATATCCAGGGGCTCAATAACATAGTAATATACGAATACTAAATTATTTCTTCTGGCTACTTTGGAATGGACAAACTCAGGACTCagaggatatatatatagaaatgctCATCACTTACGGGCCGGGCCGGCCGGGCCTACCTGCTCTAAATCAATTCACCTTCGACAATAGGTTGGGCTTCAGTTAAATACTGCATGAGCAGGGGCCTCATCAACTCATCcatacacatacacacacaccaGCCTTGCAGCTTAATAAGGGTGGttgtaataataaattaaagaaaaaaaataaacaatattgATCTACCGGCCTCAGTTTCCTCGTGTGTCaactaaaaatcaataatgaTCACTTAtactatatttaattttattttttcatctgTTTGTGtctaataatatttgaaaccCATTTGTCGTCtaagtttttcatttttcttttgtttattttatctAAAAAATGAGTAATAGAAATTTCGTTTTTAATGGAATTCAAACTCATGTACCGGATTCATCCATCAAGGTGATGCATTCATTGTAGATCTTGATCATgatcaaaa comes from Salvia miltiorrhiza cultivar Shanhuang (shh) chromosome 3, IMPLAD_Smil_shh, whole genome shotgun sequence and encodes:
- the LOC131014367 gene encoding hydroxycinnamoyltransferase-like, with the translated sequence MLYMLCFSATQLITWNIEREREREMEQGRRSRVKLESILSVVSGKPTEPGKIHKLSLLDRAMRPHTIHIVFYYGSNPFLDGPMPSDLGNLRVTLSELLDEYPYVTGRLTQEPDGDWQIKFNDAGVRMLQATVDATIDEWLRSADAAEERDLTAWEEMPHDPTFWSPFRLQINKFKCGGLALGLSCTHMHTDLTSATMLFKAWSEVHRRQPPTHPPIFELPPPLTPTPPIPTPSPHPTAPTKLATATFKFSAAAVDKCLSQAPPGATPFDVLAALFWCRAAQWQPHASKRSLSICVDFRDQGQHPPVPYAYFGNALRFSTLTVDADDLLSGGLGQVAGHVHRHVAGMRKEEFSSVVDENGSGGMYGGAALTCVNAEHMVEAESGRGIMYDAEFKKGERPVHVSYCVGNVAGEGLIMVMPAEEGGRGRTVTATLPEEQVAELCKDQVILDLGPNMILCGRR